Below is a genomic region from Pseudomonas frederiksbergensis.
TCTCTACGCTTTCAACCGGTTATCGACCTGCCTCGTAAAAACCGATGAGTTTACCGCTTCAAACCAGCTGAAACCGCCCGGTATTCTCGCTTAAAGCCTTGCTGCCCGAACTCAAAGTGTCCGCCGCCAGGTTCACTGCCCGTGCGCCTTCAAGCAAGCGCACGGCGGCCTGATCGACTTGCTGGATGTTGCCACTGACCTCATCGGCGGTGCTGGCTTGCTCTTCTACCGCCGTAGCGATCTGCGCCAGGGTATCGGTGACGCTTTGCACCGCGTTGGCGATTTCCCCCAACCGTTCGCCGAGACCGGTGACTGCTTGAGCGTCGGTGTGTGCCTGGCCGCAGGCGGCTTCCATCAGGCTCACGGCTTCGTTGACAGTGCTGCGCAGGCTGTCGACGGTGCCGGCGATCTGCGCGGTGGAGGATTGGGTACGCTGCGACAGGCTGCGCACTTCATCGGCGACTACCGCAAAGCCTCGGCCTTGTTCGCCGGCACGGGCCGCTTCGATGGCGGCATTGAGTGCTAGCAGGTTGGTCTGCTCGGCCACGCCGCGAATAGTGTCCACCACCAGTTGGATCTGCTGCGCTTGTTCGCTGACCCGGCCTAAAGCGGCGGCGGTGTCGTTCAGGCGCTGATTGAGCTGCTGAATGCTCGCCGTCGTGCGTTGACTGTCGCGGCTGCTGTCAGCGGCAATGCGCTGGGTCTGCTGAGCGCTGCCTGAGGCTTGTTCGCAACTCTGGGCGACGCCTTGCGAGGTCGCGGCCAGTTGCGTGGCCGCAGCGGCGATCTGGCTGATCTGCAACTGCTGGGCTTCGACTTCACCGAGGGCGCCGCTGGCGTGAGCATTGAGGGCTCGCACCGCGTTGCTCAGTTGCAGGGTTTCGTGATCGACCCCCAGCAGGCTGGTGCGCAGTTGCACCACTGCAACGTTGAGCGCGGTGCTGATTGCTGCCAGCTCATCGCGACCGTGCACGGGCACTTGCAGGCTCAGATTACCATCGCGCAGGGCTTCGGCGAGCAGCGTAATGCCGCTGGCGCTGCGGCGGATCGAGGCTTGCAGGCAGATGAACAAATACAGCGCGGCCAGCAGCAGGCAACCGAGGATGCCCGCCACCAGAATAAACTGACGAATGGCTGAGCCGTGGTAGTAGTCCAGACGCTGATCCAGTGACACCAGTGATTGCTGACGCAGCGAGGCGAGGTCAGAGAGGAGGGCGTCGAGGTTGCGTTCGAAGTCTTCCGATTTGAGCGTGATGCTGGCGCCGAACATGCCGTCATCCAGCCCTTTCAGTCCGGCGTCCAGATGCTTGAGGCTGTCGTGGTACTGCCCGGCCCAGGTCTGCAACGCACTTGGCAGCCGTGCTTCGAGCAGGCTGCCAGTCTTGATCAGTTGCTCGCGAGCGTCGCCAATGCGACCGCGCAGGTCGCGCAGCTGCAGACGGCTTTGCAGTGAGAACTGTCCGGAGACCACCGACGCCTGACCGATGCTGGCGAGGCGTCCGACCCGTTCGATCAGGTCTGGCGCGTGCTGGGTCGAGATCTGCGTCAGCAAGTACGTTTCCAGCCACGGGGCCAGTGTCAGGCGGTTATCCATGGCGATCTGTTCGCGCAGTGCTTGCAGCGCGCTGAGCGCCGCAGTGAAGCGTTCATAGCCGTCCGGCCACCAACCAACGCTGCTCAGGCTTTTCGAGTCCAGACCAATGAGCGCGGTTTGCAGGGTTTGATAGCGACTGAGGGTGTCGGCCTCGGCCCCTTCGGTTGTCAGTGCATGACCCAGATCGTTGACGGCTTGGTTCAGCGCGGGCTGCACCGCATCGAACGCAGCCATCGCGGCGACGGTGGCCGGTGTTGGCTGGCGATTGGTTTCGGTGGCGCGCCAGCGGGCGGCGCGGTCGCGTTGAGCGGCGAGCAGGTTGTCCAGCGCATCGAGGGCTATCAACTGGTGCACGCCGGCACGCTCGCCTGCGATCAGGCTGAGCTTGTCGCGGTAATCCTGGCCAATCATCCACAGGCTGCCCGCCAGCGGCAGGATAAACAGCAGAAACAACAACTGAAACTTGCGGGCGAAACCGAAACGCCCAAGCAGTCCAATCCCCGGTGCCAGAAAAGCCTGCATGCCCGACTACTCCTCTGGGCACCACGCACCATTAGCGTGCGGTTGCGGCGTTGTGACCGCTACCTGTGCCCTCATAAAAGGCCTCGAAAGTTCACTTCGTCGGGTCATGTAGGACCGGCGCTGTGGTGAAACTTCCCATTCTCGATCCCCTTTGTAAGGGGCCGCGTTGAAGCGGATAAGTAAGGCAAGATTCAGACCATGGCACTGCGCTATTACGTGGCGATCGACACTCTGGAAGTCGTTAGCAGGCTAAGGGGATGGCGTTGCTGCACTGAAAAATGGCACATTGGCGCACCTGCAAGTACGCTCCCATCCGTTGTATGGAAACTCTCATGGCTACCAGTAACGCTCAAACGGCCGCATCGCCGGCACTCGCGACTTCGCAAAGCAGCCCGTTGGTCATGCGAATCATCGGCGCGGTGGCGCTGGCGCATTTGATCAACGACCTGATTCAGTCAGTGCTGCCGTCGATCTACCCGATGCTCAAGGCGAATTACGGGCTGACCTTCACCCAGGTTGGCCTGATCACCTTGACCTTTCAGCTCACGGCGTCGCTGTTGCAGCCGTGGGTCGGTTATTACACCGATCGCCATCCCAAGCCATATCTGCTGCCAGCGGGGATGATCTGTACCCTGGTCGGCATTCTGATGATGTCCCAGGTCGGCAGTTTTCCGCTGATTCTATTGGCGGCGGGGTTGATCGGCATCGGCTCATCGACCTTTCACCCGGAGGCTTCTCGTGTAGCGCGGTTGGCCTCTGGCGGGCGTTTTGGCCTGGCGCAATCGACCTTTCAGGTCGGTGGCAACGCCGGTTCAGCGTTCGGGCCATTGCTGGCGGCGGCGATCATCATTCCGTTCGGCCAGGGCAACGTCGCCTGGTTCGGCTTGTTCGCAGTGTTTGCGTTGGTGGTGCTGTATGGCATCAGCCGCTGGTACGCCAACCACTTGAACCTGTTCAAGCTCAAACAAGGCCAGGCGGCGACTCACGGGCTGTCGAAGGGCAGGGTGATCAGTGCCTTGGTAGTACTCGGATTGCTGGTGTTCTCCAAGTATTTCTACATGGCCAGCTTCACCAGTTATTTCACCTTCTACCTGATCGAAAAGTTCGACCTGTCGGTGGCCAGTTCGCAGCTGCACCTGTTCCTGTTTCTCGGGGCAGTCGCAGCGGGGACCTTCTTCGGAGGGCCGATTGGCGACAAGGTCGGCCGTAAGGCGGTGATCTGGTTCTCGATCCTTGGTGTTGCACCGTTTACCTTGATCCTGCCGCATGTCGACCTGTTCTGGACGAGCATCTTGAGCGTGCTGATCGGCTTTATCCTGGCTTCGGCATTCTCGGCCATCGTGGTTTACGCGCAGGAACTGGTGCCGGGCAATGTCGGCATGATCGCCGGGGTGTTCTTCGGTCTGATGTTCGGTTTCGGCGGGATTGGTGCGGCGCTGCTGGGGCATCTGGCGGACATTCACGGCATCGAATACGTGTACGGGCTGTGTTCGTTTCTGCCGCTGTTCGGGGTGTTGGCGATCTTTTTGCCGAGAACCAAGAGGGTTTAGGTCTGAAAAAATCGTCCGAACGCGGCCCGAACCTTCGGCAGCTACAGGGGATCGCATTCCAACGGAGCTGCCGAAGGTTGCGATCTTTCAGCAATCAACAGGCAAAAAAAACCGCGTCTGAACGCGGCTTTTTCTTGGGCGTGTATTTTACACGTTGAAGCGGAAGTGCATCACGTCGCCGTCCTTGACGATGTATTCCTTGCCTTCCAGGCGCCATTTACCGGCTTCTTTGGTACCGGCTTCGCCCTTGTACTGGATGAAATCGTTGTAGGCGATGACTTCGGCGCGGATGAAGCCTTTCTCGAAGTCGGTGTGGATCACGCCGGCGGCTTGTGGCGCAGTAGCACCAACGCGGACGGTCCAGGCGCGGACTTCTTCAACACCGGCGGTGAAATAGGTCTGCAGGTGCAGCATTTCGTAGCCAGCGCGGATCACGCGGTTCAGGCCAGGTTCTTCGAGGCCCAGGGCTTCGAGGAACATGTCTTTTTCTTCGCCGTCTTCAAGTTCGGCGATTTCCGCTTCGATCTTGTTGCAGACCGGTACAACCACAGCGCCTTCTTCTTCGGCGATGGCCTTGACCACGTCGAGCAGCGGGTTGTTTTCGAAACCGTCCTCGGCAACGTTGGCGATGTACATGACCGGTTTGGTGGTCAGCAGGTGGAAGCCACGGATCACCGCTTTCTCGTCGGCGCTCATGTTCTTCATCAGGCTGCGCGCAGGCTTGCCTTCAGTGAAGTGAGCGATCAACTGCTCCAGCAGGCCTTTCTGAACCACGGCGTCCTTGTCACCGCCCTTGGCGTTGCGAGCGACTTTCTGCAGTTGCTTCTCGCAGCTGTCGAGGTCGGCGAAGATCAGTTCGAGGTCGATGATCTCGATGTCGCGTTTCGGGTCGACGCTGTTGGAGACGTGAATCACGTTCTCGTCTTCGAAGCAGCGGACCACGTGAGCGATGGCATCGGTTTCGCGGATGTTGGCCAGGAACTTGTTGCCCAGGCCTTCACCTTTCGAGGCGCCGGCAACCAGGCCAGCGATGTCGACGAATTCCATGGTAGTCGGCAGGATGCGCTTTGGATTGACGATGGCCGCCAGGGCTTCCAGACGCGGGTCCGGCATCGGCACGATACCGCTGTTCGGCTCGATGGTGCAGAAGGGGAAGTTCTCGGCCGCGATACCGGATTTGGTCAGGGCGTTAAACAGGGTGGACTTGCCGACGTTAGGCAGGCCGACGATGCCGCAATTGAATCCCATGGTGTTTCCCCTAGGAGTTAGAGTCAGGCCTTCTGGCTGTGCAGGTTTTTCATCGCGCGGTTCCATTCACCGGCGAAGATATCCGGCAGCACGCCGAGGGCAAAGTCGATGCTGGCATCGAGTTTTTCCTGTTCGGCGCGTGGCGCACGACCCAGGACAAAGTTTGAAACCATACTGGCAACGCCTGGGTGGCCAATGCCGAGCCGCAAGCGGTGAAAGGTATTCTGGTTGCCCAGTTGCGCGATGATGTCGCGCAACCCGTTGTGACCGCCATGCCCGCCGCCCTGTTTGAGCTTGGCAACGCCGGGTGGCAAGTCGAGTTCGTCATGCGCTACGAGTATTTCTTCCGGCTTGATGCGGAAGAAACCGGCAAGCGCCGCCACGGCCTGGCCGCTACGGTTCATGTAGGTGGTAGGAATCAGCAGACGAACATCCTGACCCTGATGCGAGAAGCGCCCGGTCAGGCCGAAATATTTGCGATCGGCCACAAGATTGACGCCTTGTGCTTGCGCGATGCGCTCAACAAAAAGGGCCCCTGCGTTATGCCGGGTCTGTTCGTATTCGGCGCCTGGATTTCCCAGGCCAACGATCAGTTTTATGGCAGTCACGTCAGGGGCCCTTCTTTGGAGTGGTGGATAACATCGCGGGAGTACAGGTTGCGGCGAAAGTGGACGAAATGTGCTCATTTACATGATGCAAACTTCGCGATCCCGCCCGCTTTACTCGCTACTTGCCAGCTCGCGATGTTTCCATGACTCCGACGTTGCGGAGTAAAAAATTACTCGGCAGCGGCTTCTGGTGCAACGCGTGGCGCGTGAACGTTGGCAACAGCCAGGTCGTTACCGTGAGCCAGTGCAACGAACTCAACGCCTTTCGGAGCTTTGAGGTTCGACAGGTGAATGATCGAGCCGATTTCGGCGTCAGCCAGGTCGACTTCGATGAATTCAGGCAGGTCTTTTGGCAGGCAGGAAACTTCAACTTCAGCAACAACGTGCGAAATTTCGCCGCCTTTTTTCACTGCAGCAGCTTCGTTGATGAAGTGCACAGGAACGTGAGCGGACAGTTTCTGACCAGCAACAACGCGTACGAAGTCAGCGTGCATCACGTGGCCTTTGGCCGGGTGACGTTGCAGAGCTTTGATGATTACGTTTTGCTTGGTGCCGCCAACGTTCAGCTCGATGATGTGGCTGTAAGCCGCTTCGTTTTCGAGCAGTTTGGCAACTTCTTTGGCCAGCATGCTGATGGATTCAGGGGCTTTTTCGCCACCGTAAACTACAGCTGGAACCAGGCTTGCGAGACGACGCAGGCGGCGGCTCGCACCTTTCCCCAGGTCGGAACGCACTTCAGCATTCAGAGTAAAATCGTTCATGTTGTATCTCCAAAATAACCACATTCGCCCCAGCGTTTGCGACCAGCGCTAAAGGCGATATGGGCAAAAAAGCCCCGCCCCGACAGGTTATGCCGGGGCGGGGCGCTTTTCGTCATCGAGATGTATCCGAAGGGCAGGGCCCTTAGCGGAACATCGCGCTGATCGATTCTTCGTTGCTGATGCGGCGAACCGCTTCGGCAACTACCGGTGCGATATCCAGTTGACGGATACGTGCACAGGCTTGTGCTGCAGCGGACAGCGGGATGGTGTTAGTCACCACCAGCTCGTCCAGCACGGAATTTTCAATGTTCTCGATGGCCCGACCCGACAGCACAGGGTGTGTGCAGTAGGCAAAGACCTTGGCAGCGCCATGCTCTTTCAAGGCTTTAGCCGCGTGGCACAGGGTGCCGGCGGTATCGACCATGTCGTCAACCAGAATACAGGTACGCCCTTCGACATCACCGATGATATGCATCACTTCAGAGTGATTGGCTTTCTCACGGCGCTTGTCGATGATCCCGAGATCCACGCCCAGGGATTTGGCAACAGCACGTGCACGCACGACGCCGCCAATGTCCGGGGACACGATCATCAGGTTTTCGAAGCGTTGATCTTCGATGTCATCCACCAGTACCGGGGAGCCGTAGATGTTATCTACCGGAATATCGAAGAAGCCCTGGATCTGGTCAGCATGCAAATCAACCGTGAGAACACGATCGATGCCGACTACGGTAAGCATGTCAGCGACGACTTTCGCGCTGATAGCCACACGTGCGGAGCGCGGACGGCGATCCTGACGGGCATAACCAAAGTAGGGGATCACCGCAGTGATTCGAGTGGCTGAGGAACGACGGAAGGCATCAGCCATCACGACGAGTTCCATCAGGTTATCGTTGGTCGGAGCGCAAGTCGGCTGAATAATGAAGACGTCTTTACCGCGGACGTTTTCATTGATCTCGGCGGTAATCTCGCCGTCGGAAAACTTACCGACAGAAATGTCACCGAGAGGGATATGCAGCTGACGTACAACACGCCGAGCCAGATCGGGGTTAGCGTTCCCCGTAAAGACCATCATCTTGGACACGCGCAGTACCTGAAGGCTGAGGGTAACCTGGATGAGTATAGGAAAATGGCAGGGGCGGCTGGATTCGAACCAACGCATGGCAGGATCAAAACCTGCTGCCTTACCGCTTGGCGACGCCCCTGTATCTGTTGCAACGAGTACCCAGTACCCGGTTCCTTTTAGAGCAGACTTTGCAGCTTGCGATGCAACATCGAAATGTTGCTTCCCTTTGCTACAAACCCTGTAAGGGTCTCTGTAAGAAGGGCCGAGACTTTATCAGCTTCAGCTTTGCTTGGGAAGCCCCCAAACACACAACTTCCAGTTCCGGTGAGTTTTGCTTCGGTAAAATTACCTAGCAAATTCAAAGCGTTACGTACATCTGGATAACGCCTTGTTACCACCGGTAAGCAGTCGTTTCGACTGTTTCCCTTGGGAACGGGGCGCACTTTAATGGGAGAAGAGTTACGTGTCAACAGCGGATCTGAAAAAATTTCTGCTGTACTTACAGATACTTGCGGCACAAGCACGAGATACCACGGTTCTTCCGGGTCTACAGGGGTGAGCTTTTCTCCCACGCCTTCCGCGAAAGCCGCGTGCCCACGCACGAAAACCGGTACGTCCGCGCCCAGCGTCAGGCCCAAAGTCGCCAGTTGATCCTCGTCCCAGCCCAGTTGCCAGAGATGATTGAGGCCCAGCAACGTGGTAGCTGCATTCGAACTGCCGCCGCCGATTCCACCGCCCATGGGCAGAATTTTTTCGATCCAGATATCAACGCCCAACGAACAACCGGATTGTTCCTGAAGTTTTGTTGCGGCTTTGACGATCAGATTGCTGTCATGAGGGACGCCTTCGAACGCGGTGTGCAGATGAATGACACCGTCATCGCGTACGGCGTAGGTAATTTCGTCGCCGTAATCGAGAAATTGAAACAGCGTCTGCAGCTCGTGGTAGCCGTCTTCACGGCGACCCAGGATGTGCAGCATCAAATTGAGTTTTGCCGGCGAGGGCAGGGTCAGGCGAGTGGCAGGCATGTTATTGCCCCAATTTGCGTGGTTGCCAGTCCTTGATCACCAGCGTGACATCAAGGTCGGTGCCGTGCAGTTTGATCCGCTCGGGCAGCCAGTAACCGTTTTGCTGGATGTAGCTGAGGTACTCGATTTGCCAGCCGTCCTGCTCAAGAGTGGCCAGGCGACTGTCGGCATCCAGGTTCAGGCGACTTTTGCTGTCAGGTGCGGGCAAGCCGCGAACCCACCAGACCAAATGTGAGACCGGCAGCTTCCAGCCCAGCTGTTCTTCGAGCAGGACTTCGGGAGTTGGCGCCTCAAAACGACCCTGGTTGGCCACTTCCAGCGACACCTGGCCGGGGCGACCGGTCAAGCGTGCCGCGCCGCGACCCAGCGGGCCGGACAGGCGAATATCGTAGTAATCCTGCCGTTGCAGCCAGAACAAGGTGCCGCTGCCCGAGTCTTTCGGGGCTCGGATGCCGACCTTGCCGTTGATTTGCCAGCCATCCAGGCTCGTCAATTGCTGTTTGTGCTCGCGCCATTGCGCGGGATTACCGTGGCCCTCGACGGATTCACGGGCGCCAAAGCCCGCACAGCCGGCGAGCAGGGCGATGAAGCTGAAAACGATGATGTGGCGCAAAAACATGATTTTAAAGAGTCTCGGAACCGGTCAGGCGCTTGATGGTACTGCGCAGGGTAGGGCTGTCGGGCTGCTCCTTGAGGAATTTGCCCCAGATTTGTTTGGCTTCGCGTTGCTTGCCGTTGGCCCACAGGACTTCGCCCAGGTGCGCCGCGACTTCCTGATCGGGGAAACGCTCCAGGGCCTGGCGCAAGTAGCGCTCGGCTTCATCGAGGTTGCCCAGGCGGAAATTCACCCAGCCGAGGCTGTCGAGAACGGCCGGGTCTTCCGGGTTCAACTGGTGCGCGTGCTCGATCAACGCCTTGGCTTCGGCGTAACGGGTGGTGCGGTCGGACAGGGTGTAACCGAGGGCATTCAGCGCCATGGCGTTGTCCGGGTCGCGCTTGATGATCAGTCGCAGGTCTTTTTCCATCTGTGCCAGGTCATTGCGTTTTTCCGCCAGCATGGCCCGGGTATAAAGCAGGTTCAGATCGTCTGGATACTGCTTCAAGGCTTTATCGAGAACTGCCCAGGCGCGATCATCCTGCTTATTGGCAGACAGGGTTTCGGCTTCGATCAGATACAGCTGGATCGCGTAATCCGGTTGTTCGTCGCGTGCTCTGGCCAAACGGCTTTGGGCTTCGGCGGTGCGTCCGTTGTTCATCAGGATATCGGACTGACGCAGTTGCGCCGGCAAATAGTCGTTACTCGGGCCTACCAAGGCGTACTCGATCAGGGCGCCTTGCGGGTCGTTGCGTTCTTCGGCGATACGACCCAGGTTCAGGTGGGCCGAGTCGACATGGCTTTCCCGGGCGATGAGGTCTTCCAGGTAACCCTTGGCCTCGTTCCAGGCCTTGGCTTCCAGGCAAACAAGTGCCAGGGAATAGCGCAACTCGTCGTCTTCCGGATACTGCTGGACCAGGCTTGAGAACTGCTCTTTGGCATCGTCCATACGGTCCTGTTCGACCAGCAGGCGTGCATACGTCAGGCGCAGGCGTTTGTCGTCCGGGTATTTGCGAATGCTTTTTTCCAGCAGCGGCAGCGCTTCATCGCCACGGTTGAGGCTTTGCAGCAGGCGCGCGCGCAACAGAATTGGGGCGATTTCACCGGCTTCCGGAGGATTTTTCTCCAGCAGGGTCAGTGCGCCCTTAGCGTCACCGTCCTGTTGCAGCAACAGAGCCTTGCCGAAAATCAGCTGGCTGTTCTTCGGATGGCGCAGCAACAAGCGGTCAAAACTTTTCGTCAGGCCGTTGCGGGTGTCCTGATCGGTATCGGCTGCGGACAGGGCGAGGAAGTCGAAGTGGGTATCGCCCTTGCCCTGCAAAACCTTCTCCATATAGGCCATGGAGTCGTCATAACGCCCGGCACGGGCCAGCTGCACGGCGGCGGCACGTTGTGCTTCGAGGTCGTTCGGGGCGTTTTTCGCCCAGATCAACGAGCTATCAAGCGCTGCCTGATCGGCGCCCAGGTATTCGGCGATGCGAAAGGCACGCTCGGAAATGCCCGGATCCTGGGTGTTGACGGCCTGGGTCACGTAGTTGTCCAGGGCAATGTCGAAACGATTGCGCTGGCCAGCCAGTTCCGCGCTCAGCAGGCTGAAGATAGTGTCTTCGCTGAACGAGCTGTAAACCTTGGGTTTTTCAGGGGCCTTCGTGCTGCCTTCGACCGGCGGCGTACCGCTCGGCGAAACGGGTGCCAAGGCCTGGCAGCCGCTGAGGAAGACAAAAGCGAGGAGCAACGCGGAAGATCTATTCATATAGGAAGAGGACGACTAACCTGCGGTCGGATCATCATGACACAAGCCTTCGACCAAACATAACCGGCCTGTCAATTTACGTATGCGGCCAATCCCCCGTAGGCGCTGGCATAGCCTGCGATCTTTTGATCTTGCCGTGTCACGTCCGTGAAAACACCAAAGATCGCAGCCTTCGGCAGCTCCTGCGGAGGCAATAGATATCGAGTGGTTGTTCTGGCTCTGGCGAAGTAGGACAATTGTCGGCTTCTCGACATCATCAGCGACCTTGAATGGCCTTCCTTGCACTCGGTATTAACCACAAGACTGCGTCAGTAGACGTCCGCGAGCGCGTGGCTTTTACTCCAGAGCAGCTGGTTGAGGCCTTGCAGCAGCTCTGCCGACTCACCGACAGCCGCGAAGCTGCGATCCTCTCCACCTGCAATCGCAGTGAACTCTATATAGAACAGGATCAGCTTTCGGCGGAGACCGTGTTGCGCTGGTTGGCCGATTATCACCATTTGAGCCTCGAAGAGCTGCGTGCAAGCGCTTATGTGCACGAAGATGATGCGGCAGTTCGTCACATGATGCGTGTCGCCTCCGGGCTCGACTCGCTGGTGTTGGGCGAGCCGCAGATTCTCGGCCAGATGAAATCGGCCTACGCCGTGGCCCGCGAGGCTGGCACCATAGGTCCGCTGCTTGGGCGTTTGTTCCAGGCCACGTTCAATGCCGCGAAGCAGGTGCGCACCGACACCGCTATCGGTGAAAACCCGGTGTCCGTGGCGTTTGCCGCGGTCAGCCTGGCGAAACAGATTTTCAGTGACCTGCAGCGAAGCCAGGCGTTGCTGATCGGCGCTGGCGAGACCATTACCCTGGTCGCCCGCCATTTGCATGAGTTGGGCGTGAAGCGGATCGTGGTCGCCAACCGGACCCTGGAGCGCGCCAGCATCCTGGCGGAGCAGTTTGGCGCCCACGCGGTGCTGCTCTCGGACATCCCGGCAGAACTGGTGCGCAGTGATATCGTCATCAGCTCGACCGCCAGCCAGTTGCCGATTCTTGGCAAAGGCGCGGTCGAAAGTGCCTTGAAATTGCGCAAGCACAAACCGATCTTCATGGTCGATATCGCTGTACCACGGGATATCGAGCCGGAAGTCGGCGAGCTGGATGACGTTTACCTCTATAGCGTCGACGATCTCCACGAAGTGGTCGCCGAAAACCTCAAGAGTCGTCAGGGTGCTGCCCAGGCGGCGGAAGAAATGGTTTCCATCGGCGCCGACGACTTCATGGTTCGTCTGCGTGAACTGGCGGCGGTGGATGTGCTCAAGGCCTATCGTCAGCAGAGCGAACGCCTGCGCGATGAAGAATTGCAAAAAGCCCAGCGCCTGCTTGCCAACGGCAGCAGTGCTGAAGACGTGCTGGTGCAACTGGCCCGTGGCCTGACCAACAAACTGTTGCATGCCCCCAGTGTGCAGTTGAAAAAGCTCACCGCCGAAGGCCGCCTCGATGCGCTGGCCATGGCCCAGGAACTCTTTGCCCTCGGTGAGGGCAATTCGGATAGCTCTTCGGATAAAAAATCGCAATGAAAGCGTCACTGCTCAATAAGCTGGACATCCTCCAGGACCGTTTCGAGGAACTGACCGCATTGCTTGGCGATGGCGAAGTCATTTCCGATCAGAACAAATTCCGCACGTATTCCAAGGAGTACGCGGAAGTTGAGCCGATTGTCACCACCTATAAACAGCTGCTCAAGGTTCAGGGCGATCTCGAAGGTGCCCAGGCGCTGCTCAAGGACAGCGATCCCGACATGCGTGAAATGGCTGTGGAGGAAGTCCGCGAAGCCAAAGAGCAGCTGATCGAACTTGAAGCCAGCCTGCAACGCATGCTGCTGCCCAAGGACCCGAACGACGGGCGCAACGTGTTCCTGGAAATCCGCGCCGGCACTGGCGGTGACGAGGCGGCAATCTTCTCCGGTGACCTGTTCCGCATGTATTCGCGTTACGCCGAACGGCGTGGCTGGCGGGTCGAGATTCTGTCGGAGAACATCGGGGAGCACGGCGGCTTTAAAGAAGTTATCGCACGGGTCGAAGGCGACAATGTCTACGGCAAGCTGAAGTTCGAGTCCGGCGCACATCGCGTGCAACGGGTTCCGGCCACCGAATCCCAGGGCCGTATCCACACCTCGGCCTGCACCGTGGCGGTGTTGCCTGAGCCGGACGAACAGGAAGCGATCGAGATCAACCCGGCAGATTTGCGCGTCGATACCTATCGTTCCTCCGGCGCAGGTGGTCAGCACGTGAACAAGACTGACTCGGCGATCCGGATTACTCACTTGCCGTCGGGCATCGTGGTCGAGTGCCAGGAAGAACGCTCCCAGCACAAGAACCGGGCGCGGGCGATGTCCTGGCTCTCGGCTAAATTGAATGACCAGCAAACCAGCGCCGCGGCGAATGCCATCGCCAGCGAGCGCAAGTTGCTGGTGGGGTCGGGCGACCGCTCCGAGCGAATCCGAACCTACAACTTTGCCCAGGGCCGGGTCACCGACCACCGGGTCAACCTGACGTTGTATTCCCTCGACGAAATCCTCGCGGGTGGCGTCGATGC
It encodes:
- a CDS encoding ribose-phosphate pyrophosphokinase, with the protein product MSKMMVFTGNANPDLARRVVRQLHIPLGDISVGKFSDGEITAEINENVRGKDVFIIQPTCAPTNDNLMELVVMADAFRRSSATRITAVIPYFGYARQDRRPRSARVAISAKVVADMLTVVGIDRVLTVDLHADQIQGFFDIPVDNIYGSPVLVDDIEDQRFENLMIVSPDIGGVVRARAVAKSLGVDLGIIDKRREKANHSEVMHIIGDVEGRTCILVDDMVDTAGTLCHAAKALKEHGAAKVFAYCTHPVLSGRAIENIENSVLDELVVTNTIPLSAAAQACARIRQLDIAPVVAEAVRRISNEESISAMFR
- a CDS encoding methyl-accepting chemotaxis protein, which produces MQAFLAPGIGLLGRFGFARKFQLLFLLFILPLAGSLWMIGQDYRDKLSLIAGERAGVHQLIALDALDNLLAAQRDRAARWRATETNRQPTPATVAAMAAFDAVQPALNQAVNDLGHALTTEGAEADTLSRYQTLQTALIGLDSKSLSSVGWWPDGYERFTAALSALQALREQIAMDNRLTLAPWLETYLLTQISTQHAPDLIERVGRLASIGQASVVSGQFSLQSRLQLRDLRGRIGDAREQLIKTGSLLEARLPSALQTWAGQYHDSLKHLDAGLKGLDDGMFGASITLKSEDFERNLDALLSDLASLRQQSLVSLDQRLDYYHGSAIRQFILVAGILGCLLLAALYLFICLQASIRRSASGITLLAEALRDGNLSLQVPVHGRDELAAISTALNVAVVQLRTSLLGVDHETLQLSNAVRALNAHASGALGEVEAQQLQISQIAAAATQLAATSQGVAQSCEQASGSAQQTQRIAADSSRDSQRTTASIQQLNQRLNDTAAALGRVSEQAQQIQLVVDTIRGVAEQTNLLALNAAIEAARAGEQGRGFAVVADEVRSLSQRTQSSTAQIAGTVDSLRSTVNEAVSLMEAACGQAHTDAQAVTGLGERLGEIANAVQSVTDTLAQIATAVEEQASTADEVSGNIQQVDQAAVRLLEGARAVNLAADTLSSGSKALSENTGRFQLV
- the ychF gene encoding redox-regulated ATPase YchF; the protein is MGFNCGIVGLPNVGKSTLFNALTKSGIAAENFPFCTIEPNSGIVPMPDPRLEALAAIVNPKRILPTTMEFVDIAGLVAGASKGEGLGNKFLANIRETDAIAHVVRCFEDENVIHVSNSVDPKRDIEIIDLELIFADLDSCEKQLQKVARNAKGGDKDAVVQKGLLEQLIAHFTEGKPARSLMKNMSADEKAVIRGFHLLTTKPVMYIANVAEDGFENNPLLDVVKAIAEEEGAVVVPVCNKIEAEIAELEDGEEKDMFLEALGLEEPGLNRVIRAGYEMLHLQTYFTAGVEEVRAWTVRVGATAPQAAGVIHTDFEKGFIRAEVIAYNDFIQYKGEAGTKEAGKWRLEGKEYIVKDGDVMHFRFNV
- a CDS encoding 50S ribosomal protein L25/general stress protein Ctc, producing MNDFTLNAEVRSDLGKGASRRLRRLASLVPAVVYGGEKAPESISMLAKEVAKLLENEAAYSHIIELNVGGTKQNVIIKALQRHPAKGHVMHADFVRVVAGQKLSAHVPVHFINEAAAVKKGGEISHVVAEVEVSCLPKDLPEFIEVDLADAEIGSIIHLSNLKAPKGVEFVALAHGNDLAVANVHAPRVAPEAAAE
- the pth gene encoding aminoacyl-tRNA hydrolase, with the translated sequence MTAIKLIVGLGNPGAEYEQTRHNAGALFVERIAQAQGVNLVADRKYFGLTGRFSHQGQDVRLLIPTTYMNRSGQAVAALAGFFRIKPEEILVAHDELDLPPGVAKLKQGGGHGGHNGLRDIIAQLGNQNTFHRLRLGIGHPGVASMVSNFVLGRAPRAEQEKLDASIDFALGVLPDIFAGEWNRAMKNLHSQKA
- a CDS encoding MFS transporter: MATSNAQTAASPALATSQSSPLVMRIIGAVALAHLINDLIQSVLPSIYPMLKANYGLTFTQVGLITLTFQLTASLLQPWVGYYTDRHPKPYLLPAGMICTLVGILMMSQVGSFPLILLAAGLIGIGSSTFHPEASRVARLASGGRFGLAQSTFQVGGNAGSAFGPLLAAAIIIPFGQGNVAWFGLFAVFALVVLYGISRWYANHLNLFKLKQGQAATHGLSKGRVISALVVLGLLVFSKYFYMASFTSYFTFYLIEKFDLSVASSQLHLFLFLGAVAAGTFFGGPIGDKVGRKAVIWFSILGVAPFTLILPHVDLFWTSILSVLIGFILASAFSAIVVYAQELVPGNVGMIAGVFFGLMFGFGGIGAALLGHLADIHGIEYVYGLCSFLPLFGVLAIFLPRTKRV